From a region of the Propionispora vibrioides genome:
- the wecB gene encoding non-hydrolyzing UDP-N-acetylglucosamine 2-epimerase gives MLQCEKKPRIKVMTIFGTRPEAIKMAPVVLELAKYPEWITPVVVVTAQHREMLDQVLKLFNITPDYDLDIMSQGQTLFDITCRAMHGLNEAIGKEKPDIVLVHGDTTTTFAGALAAYYHQTAVGHVEAGLRTGNKYSPFPEEMNRKLTGSLADLHFAPTEVSRANLLAEMVTEEAITVTGNTVIDALKTTVNPGYVFQNELLSGIDYQNRRVILVTTHRRENLGEPMRHVYQALRRIVEEFADVEIVFPVHKNPKVREVVQAELGGIGRVHLIDPLDYEPFANLMARSYLVLTDSGGIQEEAPALGKPVLVLRDTTERPEAVEAGTVRLVGTERACVYEETHRLLADEKAYASMANACNPYGDGQASRRIAQAILFTYGYIGQKPDIFKV, from the coding sequence ATGTTGCAATGCGAGAAAAAGCCGCGGATTAAGGTTATGACGATTTTCGGAACACGGCCGGAAGCTATCAAGATGGCACCGGTCGTGCTTGAACTGGCCAAATACCCCGAGTGGATTACCCCGGTAGTGGTGGTAACCGCCCAGCACCGGGAAATGCTGGATCAGGTGCTTAAGCTGTTTAATATCACACCGGATTATGATTTAGATATCATGTCCCAGGGGCAAACGCTTTTTGATATTACTTGCCGGGCTATGCACGGACTAAATGAGGCCATCGGCAAGGAAAAACCGGATATCGTACTGGTTCATGGCGATACAACCACCACTTTCGCCGGCGCTTTGGCTGCCTACTATCATCAAACGGCGGTAGGTCATGTGGAAGCCGGACTTAGGACAGGCAACAAATACTCTCCTTTTCCCGAAGAAATGAATCGTAAGCTAACCGGTTCACTGGCCGACTTGCATTTTGCGCCGACCGAAGTGTCACGGGCGAATCTTTTGGCTGAAATGGTGACGGAAGAGGCGATCACGGTGACAGGCAATACCGTGATTGACGCCTTGAAGACAACCGTTAATCCCGGCTATGTATTTCAAAATGAGCTGTTATCCGGCATTGATTATCAGAATCGCCGCGTCATACTGGTTACGACGCACCGGCGGGAGAATTTGGGCGAGCCGATGCGCCATGTTTACCAGGCTCTCCGGCGAATCGTCGAGGAGTTTGCCGATGTGGAGATTGTATTTCCGGTGCACAAAAATCCCAAGGTCCGGGAAGTCGTTCAAGCCGAACTAGGCGGGATCGGCCGGGTGCATTTGATTGATCCGCTGGATTATGAACCTTTTGCCAATCTAATGGCCCGTTCTTATCTGGTGCTGACCGATTCCGGCGGCATTCAGGAAGAGGCACCGGCCTTAGGCAAACCTGTATTGGTGCTGCGGGACACTACAGAACGGCCGGAGGCGGTTGAAGCAGGGACAGTGCGTTTAGTCGGTACCGAACGGGCCTGTGTATATGAGGAGACTCACCGTTTGCTGGCCGATGAGAAGGCTTATGCGAGCATGGCCAATGCTTGTAATCCTTATGGCGACGGACAGGCTTCCCGGCGAATCGCGCAGGCTATTTTATTTACATATGGATATATAGGGCAAAAACCGGATATCTTTAAGGTATAG